A region of Zootoca vivipara chromosome 15, rZooViv1.1, whole genome shotgun sequence DNA encodes the following proteins:
- the SDF2 gene encoding stromal cell-derived factor 2: protein MGAARGRLWAALLLGAVAAAAAEGGGDGSPSGLVTCGSVVKLLNPRHGVRLHSHDVRYGSGSGQQSVTGVTTVDDSNSYWRVRGKTDTVCERGTPVQCGQSIRLTHINTGRNLHSHHFTSPLSGNQEVSAFGEDGEGDFLDNWTVLCGGSYWDRDGEVRFKHSSTDVLLSVTGEQYGRPIHGQREVHGMSYSSQDSYWKAMEGIFMKPSEFLKAEIYHSEL, encoded by the exons atggGAGCTGCGCGGGGCCGCTTGTGGGCGGCGCTGCTCTTGGGCGCCgtggctgcggcggcggcggaaggCGGTGGTGACGGCTCCCCTTCGGGGCTGGTGACATGCGGCTCCGTGGTGAAGCTGCTCAACCCCCGGCACGGAGTCCGCCTCCACTCGCACGACGTCCGATACGGCTCTG GCAGCGGGCAGCAGTCGGTGACGGGGGTCACGACGGTCGACGACAGCAACAGCTACTGGCGGGTCCGGGGCAAGACAGACACGGTGTGTGAAAGGGGCACCCCTGTGCAGTGTGGGCAGTCCATCAGGCTGACCCACATCAACACCGGACGCAACCTGCACAGCCACCACTTCACATCCCCCCTCTCGGGCAACCAG GAGGTCAGCGCCTTTGGGGAGGATGGCGAGGGGGACTTCTTGGACAACTGGACTGTCCTGTGCGGGGGCAGCTACTGGGACCGGGACGGTGAGGTGCGCTTCAAGCACTCCTCCACGGATGTGCTGCTCTCCGTGACTGGCGAACAGTATGGGCGGCCCATTCATGGCCAGAGGGAGGTCCACGGCATGTCCTACTCCAGCCAGGACAGCTACTGGAAGGCGATGGAAGGGATTTTCATGAAGCCGTCAGAGTTCCTGAAGGCAGAGATCTACCACTCTGAGTTATGA